The Paenibacillus wynnii DNA window GGAACTGCATTATGTCAATATTCGTATTTTTCATCTGTAGCTGCCTCAAATGCTGCAACTGCGACCTTTATAAGTTATACTAGCCCGATTTTTATTATTATTTATACTGTAATTGCAACAAAAAGAAAGCCTGCACGATTTGAAATTGTTTCTGTATGCCTTGTTACAATAGGAATTTTTGTTGTGGCTACACACGGTGATATACATTCATTATACATTTCCTGGCAATCATTGACCTGGGGATTATTGAGTGCTGTTACCTTTGGTATTTATAGTATCCAGCCGCAACGACTAATGAGGAAATTTAGTACTCTCGTAGTTGCAGGATGGGGAATGTTAGTAGGCGGTGTTGTTCTTATATTGATTTTTAGACCCTGGAATTCTAATGGCATCCATAATTCACAGGCCTACATTGCAATGGGCATCATTATATTATTTGGAACGGTATTGTCCTATACATTATATTTGGAAGGTATTAAGAGAATTGGAGCCACTCAAGCAAGCCTTTTATCTTCGATAGAACCGGTGATCGCTACCTTACTTTCCGCCGTGTGGCTTAATGAAACCTTTGAAATCATAGATCTATTGGGATTTGCGTTTATCCTGTCGACCGGTATTACACTTACAAAGGCACCGAAAGAGAGAGTTCATCTTAGACCTAAACGATCCGAAGCACGAAACGAACCAGTAAGGGTGAAAAATACCATCGGGTGAATGCTCACGCAACCTTGTGCGACTCAGCCCGTATTAACTACAGTAAACTGGCACACACGATAACTAAGAGGAGTGAAGCGAATGAAGAAATACAGATTAAGTCTGCTGCTATTCATCTTGCTGGTTATGCCGAGTTGCGGGTTTGCGGAAAAGGTGGGAAGCAGTGTTAATTTCGCCACCGATACAGCTTCTTATATGCAAACCTTGACGGAGTTCGGGCAAGAGATGGATACGCTAGCTGCCAATGCTGCCACAGACCTACAGAGTAGGAAGGCATTAACGGATAGACTTGTTGCACTGAAAGAACAAGTCACCCAATATGCAAAGCTTCAGGTACCGGAGTATGCAACAGACCTGCACCAATCCATAGTGGGATATAATGAAAAGCTGCAGCAAGGTCTGGATCAAGCAATAACCAACCTGGAAGAAGGAAAAGCAGCCTTCGAATCGACAGGCATTCCCGATACTATAAACCAAATTAACGAGTTATTGAACCAGATCACCCAGCTAATCCCGGGATAATAACGTAAATAAGCGCTCAAAGTATAGCAGCACATACTTTGGCGCTTATTTCATTGCTTGGCAGATATGAATTATTTCCTTGCGTTTACCACAGTGATTCGTTCAACCGTTTCCGTGTTTACTGTTCGCCGGTATCGCTCCACTCCATGTCCCCACCCGCAAATCCACCTTGGATTTGATTATTGTTATTATCTTTGCTCTTACTTTGTTCAACGATCTCCACAGTGACGGTATTCCCACTCACGGATAAGACTTTCCCTGTAAGATCAGCATTCATCATGCCACGCATGGAATTTCCCATTCCGGGAGCACCGTTACGCCCCCCGCCATTCATACCCTGAAAGGAGCTTGAGCCAGTATTGGTAATCTTTTGCGCGGTAATGGCATCGCAGGAGACTAGGGCCAGGGAACAAATAAGCATCACCAGAGCTTTTTTCTATACTTATTAAGCTTCAGGCACAATCGGTACAAAGCGACGCTAAATAGAATCACCAATACGATCACAAGAAGAAAAATGCCCAGTTGCTGTCGTTCCAGAACCGGCGTATCTCCATACTGTTTTTTGGAACACCTTTCCCATAAAAAATCTCCTTTGCGGCAATATAATGAGCATATGTTCGTGACTTTGCAACGGCTACTCGGCCTTTGGGAGCATTATATATATCCGCCTATTATGAAAATTAGCTGAGTGCGAAGTCTTTGATCAAAATTTCTGAACAAATAAAAAAACAGACAGCGAGAGGTTTCGCCATCTGTCTTAATACAATCTAAATCTTCAATGATAGAACATGAAATCCCCGCTATACCCATCGCTGCCGTACACACTTACAGCGCCTCCATTTTCATATTTAGATGAGATCTCAACCAGTGCACCGCGTTTGTTGTTCATCTCGAACCGGTCCTTCTTTCGGTTCCATTCGTCATCCATATAGTAAACATTAAAATATTCCATATTATGTACCACTGCTTTGTCATGAATGACCACACACAAATACCCAGCCGCACTCTTAACGGAAACTCCATCTTCATCCTCTTGCCATGAAATGCTGACAGACGCAGGAGTAATGGAGTTGTCTCTTTGTTTATAAACCCTGTATGCTGTAGCGCGCGGGCCAATGAGCTCAAGAATGACTGCGGAGGTATCATCGATCATTTTGTAATCGACTGCATTGATGTGGTTCGTACGGATATAGGACTTGAGTTCCCACTCTGTGAGCGGCTGAACCTGAGCAGCAGTAATTAATAGGGAAATAATCAGTGTTAATATTTTCAAATTAGTGTCTCCTCTTAGGAAAATAAAGTATCTTCCCCGATCATACCGCGAGAAAATTTACAAGTCTATACACAAACTATCAATCACTTCAAAGCGCCAGCGCTTCCTCTGTAATCCTTTTAATATCAATGGAAGAAATGCTCTCCTCATTCACCATATCCGGCAGAATCTTTTCTAAGAAATAATCCACACACTTCAAATTGATATTTTTGATTTTGACTAAGGCATTGCGATACATGACCACAAACTCTTTCTCCGTGTTACCTTTCTGAAGCTCCGAAAAGGCCTCGTACACCTGATCCATTTTATCCGCGACTTCCAAAATCAAACCCTCAATTGAATCATCCTTGCCCTCCCGCAATTGGTTATAAAAGATACTTTTAAACTCCTCGGGAATATGCTCTTTAATGAAGTTATTGATCATGCCCTCCTCGACCTGTTGGATCAAAGAACGAAGTTCCATGGAAGAATGCTTAACAGGTGTCTTGATATCGCCTATAAATATTTCCCCGTAATCGTGGCTGCTTGTGATCTCATACAGCTTCTTCCAATCTATAGTCGCACCGTTTTTCTCTTCGATATCTGCCAGTGTTTTGGCGTATTGAACCACCTTCCAGGAGTGCGCTGCTACTGTGTGAACTTCAAATTTGAACTTACCGGGACAGCGAAAAATTCTTTCCAATTCGTTCAGGGATCTGAAATAAGCGTGAATACCCATTTGTTCCGCCATCCTTTACTACGTATATTTTTAGACTGGACATGAGCCTAGTATATATTTGGAGTGTTAAATAGGGATTAACTTTCCCACAAAGAGGTGATTTGATTCCTATATCTATGATTCCCCGCCTATTTGCCAGAGCCTCCCCCGCCTCAGGTCGAGTTAACAAAACAGTCCTCAGCCCGTGTTGCCGATTACGTAAAGGCCTTACAATAAGTACATAGACAACGGATACGAGAAAGACAAATAAAT harbors:
- a CDS encoding DMT family transporter, with amino-acid sequence MQRSRQLGYLFSILGGTCWALSGVCGQYLFQYHQLTSEWLVSVRLICAGVILLLLHIIKGHDIFAVWTEKNDIKDIIIFAIFGTALCQYSYFSSVAASNAATATFISYTSPIFIIIYTVIATKRKPARFEIVSVCLVTIGIFVVATHGDIHSLYISWQSLTWGLLSAVTFGIYSIQPQRLMRKFSTLVVAGWGMLVGGVVLILIFRPWNSNGIHNSQAYIAMGIIILFGTVLSYTLYLEGIKRIGATQASLLSSIEPVIATLLSAVWLNETFEIIDLLGFAFILSTGITLTKAPKERVHLRPKRSEARNEPVRVKNTIG
- a CDS encoding DUF6376 family protein; protein product: MKKYRLSLLLFILLVMPSCGFAEKVGSSVNFATDTASYMQTLTEFGQEMDTLAANAATDLQSRKALTDRLVALKEQVTQYAKLQVPEYATDLHQSIVGYNEKLQQGLDQAITNLEEGKAAFESTGIPDTINQINELLNQITQLIPG
- a CDS encoding YfbR-like 5'-deoxynucleotidase; translated protein: MGIHAYFRSLNELERIFRCPGKFKFEVHTVAAHSWKVVQYAKTLADIEEKNGATIDWKKLYEITSSHDYGEIFIGDIKTPVKHSSMELRSLIQQVEEGMINNFIKEHIPEEFKSIFYNQLREGKDDSIEGLILEVADKMDQVYEAFSELQKGNTEKEFVVMYRNALVKIKNINLKCVDYFLEKILPDMVNEESISSIDIKRITEEALAL